Within the Hevea brasiliensis isolate MT/VB/25A 57/8 chromosome 2, ASM3005281v1, whole genome shotgun sequence genome, the region TAAACCACCAACAAAACACAAAATAACCAAACTTGTTGTCCTGCAACACAAATCTGCAACTTCAATTTCCAAATTAAGGGTTAGGATATGAACGTTTGAACTATGCCTTGTTGCTttgattaagaaaaaaataaaaaaataaaaaaagaaagaaagaaaaacctATGCCTTGTTGAGTAAAGGGACCAAGCTCATTGAGTAAGGAAGCACAGTAGGACAAAACATGGAATTCGTACCAAACTTTGAAATGTCACAGACTTCATCCATCTTACACCTCTCAATGTGATATAAGTAGATAGTGTTTGATACCCTCAACAATAGGACCCCATCTTTGAAGGCTAAGGGATCCATCCATGGGTTACCAGTCAGCCGCTGCTTCACTCTCTCCTGTAAGTTGTAGAAAAACTGACCATGTTCCTGTTCCATCGCCGCAAGAGTTTTGCAGTGCTTCATTGACCATTTGCAGTCAAAATAATCCTCAAGAAACCAGACATGAAGTCCTTCTTCGGAGATCATTATATAATGTAAGCAGCCTTTAGAGTCTCCAATGCAAGACTCAGGTACACTATTGAGTTCCATAGCAGGAAGTGGTGCTGAAATCAACCAAGCGAACTCGTTTTCAACATTAAATGTGAGGATCTGATCACCATCAGTAAGCCAGTGTAAGATCCCTCCAATGAAAACACCTTTGTTCTTGTACAAATTGCTGTTGCACCAACAAATCTCCTTTGATAGTTTCCAGCTCCTAGTCTTTGAAGAATATATTTCAAATGAGAAGTAGAATTCTTCCTGCTCAGTCTCTGATTGTGAAACGCTAACCAGTTTGAAATTTGCTGAATTGTCTGAAAAATCCTGAAAGGGATCAAATGCCAGAGCAATGCTTTTTTCTTTGTCAGGTTCAGCCCAGTCTAGTTTAATCCATTCCTTGTTCAAGGGGTTGCAGACAAAGATAGCTGGCTGCTCAAAAGGAAAGCAACTTCGACAACAAAATAGCCCATTGCAGGATGTTAAGAGAACAACATCCTGAGGGAGGAAATCAAAGACTTTTTTGTGCAATTCAGCTCCTTCCCATTTCATAGGAATGTAGTTGATAATTACAATGTCATCCTGGCACCACTGGAACCTCTGCTGGAAGAAGAAACCTGATAGTGGTTGTATTCTTTGTGACTGAACTTGGATAAAGGAAGGATCGGTTACCAGTTGGTGCCAGCCTTTTGAAACAAACTTCAACTCAACCAAATCCTTTGTTGGTAATCGGGAGAGCACATCAAAAGGAATGTCAGTGTTCAAGTTCCCAAACTTATCCATTTCCTAATGCAGAAAACAAAACAAAATGATGAGACATTGCATGTTCGTTCATAACTCATCAATAATTTATGCAAATTATGTTAAATTATATATCTTCATTGATTAGGGACTAAAGGAACCAACAATCAGATAGAGAGACCTTGAAATGTATTTATTACTCGGTTTGTTaacaatttcattttctttccatgctAGCAAACACAAAGTCTTCTTTCTGAATTCTATGCAGGGAAACATCTAGTCAGCTTGTGGATGGAAGATTCCAGACTGTGGTAGTATGTATAGTATATATCTTATAGAGAATTGGGAAATCTCAAAAGCCACAACATATCAGCAGATGTTGGCGTGAGACGGTAACCCAAATAGAACTCTCTTATTTACTTGACAAATTTGGCTAAACAGATTACTCAAAATCCTTTTTAATGATCCTTGAATTAAATTTCCCTCATCCCTTTTCactaaaaacaaaaaaagaaagaaaagaaaagaaaaagacacTCATTGATTTTCTTCTTCATGGGATGAAGAATGGTTAAAGATGAGTATAGAAGGTCCATAAGATGCAGTGAGAGGGTTGAGTGGCAAAGCCTTTGTGAAAAGTACTATCTCTGTGTAGCTTGTCTATCCAAAATCCTGCCCTGTTTGGCAGCTAAGAAAGAAAACAATAGAAAAGGAAAAATCATCTTATTTTCTTGTACCTAAAACAGAGTATATATTGGATGACTGCATTTATTATTTTTCACATTTGATGCAATAAAAACACAAAAGGAAATTAGAGTTTttatagtaattttatttttcgCTTAAAAATTATCATCAAATAAATCGTTGAAGTTAGTAATGATAGAAGAAACCAAAAGAAATACAAAATCCTAAAGAAACCCAGAAAGGGAGATAGACAAactttaaatattcaaattaaaatagtAGGCTTCTATTCATTTTCCTAAATGCTTTTCATTTTCTTGCCAATCAAACAGGGCTTAAACTCACTAATGCTTCTAAACCAGTTTTTAAAAAATGGGATATCAGTGAATCACCATTGAAAGAAAACCGCATAGTAAACATAAGAAAAATACCATAACAATCAAAAGAAAAACCAAGCAGAACTGTGTTTTCTCACGGTTTCTTGCCAAGCACGTAGCAGAGACACCAGCACCACCATGCACCAAGCTATTCTCACTTTCTTTGCTCTCCCTATCCCTATATAGGAAGCGATAGTGAAAAAGAAAGATCTCTCTCTGTCTAACGTAACAAAATGTGCATTCTGTAGCGCCAGTAGGTTAGCAGTAGCTCAGCATGTAGGCAGGTACTGGGAGACGGTACAGATGCCAAAAGGTCTCACTTGGGTGTATCGAGGTTCAATATTACGATACTTCAAATAATCTGATCAACGGCTGTGATGGGAGGGACTTGATGCTCTAAGCTAGCACCCAAAACACGGGGATTACACCGAGGACTtctttgcaccaaggagagagaGGGAGAGCGTGCACGCGCATTGAGGCGCGTGACAAAAAATAGAAACGTGGCTTGTTGTCGGGAAGTGGCTAGGATGTTTTAAGCTCAGGGAAAAAGTGATGCTAGTCTATTTTGATTATAATCCAAAAATTGAACCGTTTTAATTaagtttctttttttatttaaataatatactttaattattatttttcagaaattttaatttttaattcaatcaaaagtaTTTAGCCGATTGAAATGAGTTACTATTAGGAATAGCTTTCATTAATTATTGGTAGATTCATTAatcatataaatttttaatctatTTTGTGATACTACTCactcgtctatagtgtagtcgagcaagatatgtcacactcgGTATAGAAGCattaatcttattttattttatttttttaataattttattcttattatattttaatatcaattatttttctatgaaaAAATCAGCGaaatttctcctattttatttttgtttgatatatttcactattcacttgCTTGAAATTGTTCAATAACATTCTACAATAAaaatcacatcaattattctcataatcatctcatatttcattaatcatctatatatttcaattttgtcttcaaacccatacaatctcattcatactcaaattacataagcaaaattttcaaatttcattaatttacatgctttacaaaataattacataatttcataatttacatgatatataaattacttACGTATGaaaaaactaatttattaatttacatcacattcctattaattacattttcataatctatattataatactataactaagcattttatacaacatacaaattatgacctatatgggtcctatctatatgcattactGAGGATGTGACAACTTTGAATACTctacagatcagaactctaaaatctctgtttaatattcgttgGCATCACCTTCAGtatctgcgcgaggaaacaaatccatcgcgctaagcatagctgcttagtggtgcaataatataacaaagaaaataatatacaaataaagataaatataaaataaaattcggattattaagatttatttatactttacatgcgatttctaaactttaatatgttttattctaatttagtcttctttggaagtgtttatttcgcaaatagacagtaataatgtacaatagaaaaataatctaaaaataataaatttatgcttatattattatgtaagtcacatttacaatatttatttatgttataatttcctTTGCTAatattttagcattttctcaatactttctaggttgtttcagattatttcataataagtaaattttaatatcagtccagttcatttcgattctttttaataaataactattctaatttattttagatcatcttactcatttattttattcattttctaatatttttaattgctaatattcttaacttatttcaataaatttcactgtccaagtaacctatgacagctgACTAAATTagataacgagtcgttggcactagacaccgcggtgcctcaggccgtcattcCATGGGACGCATAAACTCAGtatgtcaaccatgtatgcagttagtatggctaaaaagccataataacatatcagtatggctaaaagccatgataacaagtaatcgggtataaaagccatgagtgcaagtataaagccatgaatacaagcataaagtctTATGCAGTACTTCTAAAACAATAttctattggcatgtcaatctatccaatctgacacatatgtctaggcaatacaagggcacataatatcattattttattaaatactccGATTCTAATTTATATCATTTTAACTTTTATTCATAGCCAAAgcataatgtgacaccccttacccgtctatagtgtagctgagcaagttatgccactcagtgtgccgaagcaccaatttatgtttctatttacaatttatccctttttaattcatttatttacaattttgataaatctgaatttttcacaaattttatagaaaatccggcagagtgccggcagtaaattggaaaaacagttcttctgaacctgtttaaaaacacttctaatataatttccaaatccaaactccattattcacattcaagtcaatctcaaaatctcaaactcaaatcacaacattattttcaaaacttttttgttcacttcatcaccagaagctcattcataaatatttctcaacaattcatTTATCAAcacacattatacagaaaatttcaataacatgaaatttcatatatttacatcattacataattacaagagtttatatttacaacccaaaactaatacaaaatgccaaaatacaaaatgctcccaaaatcctatatcctaccatatgcactgcaggtgtgaggtgactcgggattccggatgcaaatctgaaggctcacccgatCTGATATctactgggctcaccagctaggtctccagtacctgcgcgtggcaaaagcgacgctaagcaattctgcttagtggtgacaatataaaatagaataaaatagaataaaataattatgcagaatgtatgatttcatttttgggtagacttaatttctggtattatttgtagtattattcacttaaaatttgataaggtttattatcattacccgagtaacccatactagttgactggactggataaatgggtaaactagcactgggtactaagtacctcggaccatcacatcatcggtcacactgtgtctcccagtgtgcaacagaacagctaataagctgtaataattatcggggttaaaacccaagtgtaatagttcaaataacatagccaaaggctattatgtcacaaaatggcatgggagccatgaaacacaaaatggcatgaagccatatgcagtactactaacagaaccctattggcatgccaagctatccaaaccaatcttgttaggtatactagggcattttacacttttgagttttacaatttttgaatttcaagttttggtgttactattcacttcattagtcaactaaaatgttgacttttgcatagataatagatacattggttttaatactcccaacataccatattttgcatttaaaatttattggtattggttgccaataccatttttaagcttaatgttaattaagcagaattttcagttttcatgcttcatctttactgttccattggtcatttttacagtgggaatttggcaaaatgatcaacatgaaagttgttccttattttatctagttgaattttttttttgaatcactccatttggagttttttagctcaagttatggtccaaaaaccacaactggctggattaaaatttttctggactgaccatatctatggtgcagtgaacagtgactgcaactcacttgttggataggttctgatcataatttgagttaggtttcctcatgaaagttgttggtctatatctcagcttattgctggtaaaattttaggtcaattggacctttctacattgagttatggccaaatgaaattgttcatttggtcattctgcagaaacagactgcaggtcacccggattaaggcaagcttttggttcacttggtttggttttatgggcatggtttcttcaccaaagttgtgtcattatgtgtctagtttcatgtctaattgtctttgcaccaattgaacctctacaattcaagttatggctgcccaaacctgctggactcatgtccaattctgcaggtcacctagggcagccacactaaacccaaatcccatcactaaacacacttcattttttattcaaaccaaaccaaatggtcactaattgaccattaaaacctacttccatcatcacatggtcaaagtcccatttttccaccccaaaccctaactcaaacattaccccacatgcattttcacttcatttcatcaattcacttagtaaatacatgttgtgggcagccatgatagtcttttaatttcattaaactcaacacaatcaaaccctaaccatggctaccaaaaatctagggtttacatacaaattgtattcaataattttttttctttgtaatttacactcattcaaagtccttaacatgaatttaaagaaaaattcatggttaagtcactaacctcaaagaagtgagattttcccacttgctaaagctcttgttttcctcttctttttgctcccaaaaaaatcaccaaggtgtaagagcaagtttttatgTTGAGAagtttaggttttaatggatggaaacccaagaaatcaagcttggtaaagctttggtTATAGAGGGCAAAGGGGGCGGCATGAAGAAAAAGGAGAGAGGAGCTTCACAAATTTTtggacttctttttctttctttttctgccaattaagtctttttaaataccttggtgacatgtgtcaacacttgattgggttggagacttttaatgacatccttatgatgtcataattttaatttctttcatttttccatccttttcttgtccaattaatttcaattaaatttttaacaacatttaatcatattttatgttatataaattatttatttaactggacaagttggcccaaaaatcatctctaaagacgaaatgaccaaaatgccctccatttggcttaacaggccaaaattatctgtaccgattgaaaaatttttgtaagtattttcttggcattttaatgccataagaacctcaatgacccttctctagagtcccaataatttttgataaattttttttcttattaatatttgagttaatttttggttccttactttaatttaaatatttttccgaacgttctagctgtccggaccgacactggtcactgaaacagtagactgtacggattagctaaaatgaggatgttacaactcttcccctctaataaaaatttggtcctcgaaatttacctgatgcaaacagttgaggaaattgTTGCCTGATTATCTCTTCATTTTCcgaagttgcctcttcagtgttgtggtgcctccaaagcactttcactggtggaatttgtttatttcttagttccttcacttcccgagctaggatttgtataggttcttctgtgtatgtcaagtccggttggatttcaatctcttccatggaaatgacatgtgaagggtctgagcgatatcttcttggcatggaaacatggaatacattatgaattttatccagttttgGTGGTCAAGCTagctgataggccactggtcccacacgttcaatgacttcatatgggccaatgaacctagggcttaacttacactttcttccaaatctcagtactttcttccatggtgagactttgagaaacactttatcaccaactacatactctatctcttttctcttcaggttggcataagacttttgtctatctgaggcaaccttcaagttagcttttattatcttcactttctcctcagtctgtttcaccaggtctggtcctaccagcttatcttcgcccaattcagtccaacacactagggttctacatttcctcccatacagtgcttcatacggagccatttgaatgctagcttggtagctattgttatatgcgaattctgccagtgggaggtatctatcccaactcccctcaaacttaatgacacaactccttagcatatcttccaggatctatcacataattcacattgttactatcatttcaatttattaactataaaaattcaattagttctttggtttacctggattactcgttctgactgtccatccatctggggatgaaaagccgtgctaaaacggagttgtgtgcccaaggcttcttgcaactttttccagaatctcgatgtaaatcttgggtctcggtcagatatgatggaaagtgggattccatgtagtctaactatctcactgatatgcaattctgctagcttctccagtgagtaattagtcctaactggcagaaaatgtgctgacttcgtcaatctatccactatcacccatactgcatcatgcttcctttgggtgagaggtagaccactaacaaaatctatagtgacccggtcccatttccgttcaggtatgcttatagcctatagcaatcctgatggaacttgatgttctgctttaacttgctgacatgtcaaacacttagtcacatagtcaactatatccctcttcatacttggccaccaataatgaggcttcaaattattatacatttttgtgctccccgggtgcatagcataaacactagtgtgtgcttctttcaaaatactagtcttcagttccccatcatctagtacacacactcttcctctgtagtacagacacccatctgctttcacctcatattcagtttcctttccctcaggaatttttcccacaatggccattagtttttcatctgccctctgcccatcttgtatctgctgtagcagggttggcctcacttgtaactcagccaaaatagctccatcttgagctaaggacatgtgcatttagtgatcttaaagctgtgatggacttcctgctcaaagcatcaacaactacatttgcctttctaggatgataatctatcacacaatcatagtccttgaggaactcaatccatcgcctctgtctaagattgagctccttctgggttggcaaatattttagactcttgtggtctgtatagatgtagcatttttcaccatataaatattgcctccatatcttcagtgcgaagataattgctgctaactccaggtcatgagtaggatagttctgttcatgtggccttaattgcctggaagcataggcgactactttcccctcttgcatcaatacacaccctagcccattatgtgaggcatcactgtagaccacaaagtcttttcctgacactggctgtgttaacactggtgcttctgtcaacatagcctttagcctttcaaaactggcttggcacttgtcattccagccaaatttcacattcttgttcaacaacttggtcattggagcagctataagagaaaacccctttacaaatcttctgtagtatccagctagccctaagaaacttctgacctcagttgtatttctgggaggcttccattccatcactgcttctatctttttgggatcgactctaatcccctcagctgatactatgtgtccaagaaaagagatctcactcatccagaagtcacacttggacaacttagcatacagcttcttttctcacagggtttgcagaataatcctcaaatgttcatcatgttcttccctggtcttggaatacaccagaatatcatcaataaagaccactacaaaccgatctaagtatggatggaagatacaattcataaggtccataaatgctgctggtgcatttgttaacccaaacggcatcattaaaaattcatagtgcccatatcgagttctgaatgcagtttttgacacatctgcatcctttaccctcaattgatgataccctgatctgagatcaattttttaaaatacaccggctcccttcaactgatcaaatagatcgtcaattctgggcaatggatatttattcttcacagttactttgttcaattgccggtaatcaatacacaatctcaaggttccatccttctttttcacaaacagcaccggagctccccatggtgacacactagggcgtatgaaccccttatcaagcaactcttgcaactgagttttcaactccctcaattcagtgggtgccatccgataaggagcaatagaaatgggtgtcagatcttgattacctcaatagcaaactcgacttccctttctggtggtaaaccaggcaactcttcaggaaatacatctgggaagtcttttactgtgggtatattacacagattttgcttagcttgcctagtatcaatcacgtgtgctaggtaagcttcacagccttttctcatcaatcttcttgcaaccatGGCTgatataacattggacaggaaatctgtcctttcacccacaacagtaatctcattaccctcagaagttttcagagaaatcctcttcaatttacaatcaactattgcctgatgacgtagaCAACCactccatacccaaaatcacgtcaaactcgtggaaggacaattcaattaggtctaccaagaattcatacccctgaatcctcaacgagcaacctttatacactttattcactaccacactgtggcctagtggatttgtgaccagaatgtctttatCACTCTCCTcaactggaactcccctctctatgggtagtttgatgcaaatgtaggaatgagtggatccaggatccaccaatgcatgtatagaagtgttgtagagggaaaacgcactcgatgacatccggggcatcttgctcctccgagCTCGATGGCATAGGCCCCGGCAGTATTCTAGTGTCCGCCTCTCACCGACTCGGATGCAGTGCCTCGATGATGGACCAAATGCCTCAAGTTTATCGGGCTTcctaccctttgtggtgcagagcagtttgtcaatttgtgttggagcaatcAGAGTAGTCCTCTTCTCGACAATTCTTGATCCGTGTtctcgatccaca harbors:
- the LOC110656617 gene encoding F-box protein At5g49610-like isoform X1 produces the protein MVVLVSLLRAWQETEMDKFGNLNTDIPFDVLSRLPTKDLVELKFVSKGWHQLVTDPSFIQVQSQRIQPLSGFFFQQRFQWCQDDIVIINYIPMKWEGAELHKKVFDFLPQDVVLLTSCNGLFCCRSCFPFEQPAIFVCNPLNKEWIKLDWAEPDKEKSIALAFDPFQDFSDNSANFKLVSVSQSETEQEEFYFSFEIYSSKTRSWKLSKEICWCNSNLYKNKGVFIGGILHWLTDGDQILTFNVENEFAWLISAPLPAMELNSVPESCIGDSKGCLHYIMISEEGLHVWFLEDYFDCKWSMKHCKTLAAMEQEHGQFFYNLQERVKQRLTGNPWMDPLAFKDGVLLLRVSNTIYLYHIERCKMDEVCDISKFGTNSMFCPTVLPYSMSLVPLLNKA
- the LOC110656617 gene encoding F-box protein At5g49610-like isoform X2, whose protein sequence is MEMDKFGNLNTDIPFDVLSRLPTKDLVELKFVSKGWHQLVTDPSFIQVQSQRIQPLSGFFFQQRFQWCQDDIVIINYIPMKWEGAELHKKVFDFLPQDVVLLTSCNGLFCCRSCFPFEQPAIFVCNPLNKEWIKLDWAEPDKEKSIALAFDPFQDFSDNSANFKLVSVSQSETEQEEFYFSFEIYSSKTRSWKLSKEICWCNSNLYKNKGVFIGGILHWLTDGDQILTFNVENEFAWLISAPLPAMELNSVPESCIGDSKGCLHYIMISEEGLHVWFLEDYFDCKWSMKHCKTLAAMEQEHGQFFYNLQERVKQRLTGNPWMDPLAFKDGVLLLRVSNTIYLYHIERCKMDEVCDISKFGTNSMFCPTVLPYSMSLVPLLNKA